The stretch of DNA GAATTTTAAAACCAAAGAACATACCCCCGATTTGCACCCCTTTCACACACACAGATCAACTTAGTAAGTACAAAACTTTTGTTTAGACATTCCTCTATTGCTTTCTTCCCCCTCTCTCCCAATGACATTGAACCTTTCAAGGTCACTGAAACCTGATTActtaaaacctgatttttaaatcgGCACTGCTTTCTGCTTTACATCTTCActcttactgatttttagatctacactacttacgtgCGTAAAAGAGTGACCGGACcagtcttgaaaatttttttctccccttCCCTTTGCATGTTTGGTGTAACCTAGATGGATCTGCTGCAGTTCATCTGCTTCATGATTTGCTCATGTGTGTGGGTAATCAATTTGCAATAAAGAGCAATCTTTTTCCAGCTTTTACATACACTGTGATTGTTTAGCTATAGTTTAAATAAATGTATGCCAGTGGTTTTGTTCTTTTCAAGCAATATTTGCATACACTAGCATCGTTTTTACCTAATTTGCAGACTATCCGCGAATTTGcttaagtgtttttaaaaaatcatgcaggTAAGGGTTAATTATGTTGGGTTGTGTTTAAAGTCTTTTCTTTTCAGAAGtttatacagggtgacaagaaataacttagacacacatgATACACCATAACTTCAatgctaataataatattacgaccaaacttcaaaataaaaatgaacacattatttcgtctaatatatttacaaatttgcaaagtggctacctttaggataaatgccatagactaataataagagtagaccgagctttcccagactttctgatgaaaaaattggttcatggatacatcatgtgactggtggaaggcttggcgaaaactttggcaacatggttgctagatggcaacattatctatagtttggcactcgacatgtattttaagatgtaatgcgttttcattataatttttttccaggtgtagagattgaactgtttttcttttagttatggattattttgaaattagtaattagttttttatcacagttttcagtaacttttatttcattcggaactgctatgTCAGTGTTGGCGTAAAAGTAATGGCGTAAACCTTTTgctttaacgcaaaaatgtactaatcggtatcttaaattgaaattgtaggtaaaaatcttaccgtttgccgattccttttgggcgcttgcatctttatttgcttagagagttattgaaattgaatgaagaaaacgcacaatactatctaaacgaaaaactcactatattaacaaaatatttacaacttagaataacaaatttaggaatcggactccataaaagatcattcttccgtgttccatcaattctatttattttatttctcgttgatcgtctgctacgatcaacgcccgctgttgctaggatatccaccagtcacatggtttggtttatgagcagcaaaagggttgccatagctcggtctactcttattattagtctatggtaaatACAGAACTTttaacgtgtcacaaaattttcgactCTGGGCCACAACtaacttactgatattttattccaTCCCTcacataaggatttctttagggatggcAAAGTTTTTGGAAGTTTAGCATACAGCCTTGTCTCCAGGATCTTCTTGCAATGTTGAACGGCGTCAACGACCCCAATCTAATGGTTTGAGGCGGGATatgtgctggtgggaaaatatcacttgtttttgttgatcagggGATAAAATTAGTCAAGAAACATATTGCAAACGCATTTTGGAAGACGTTGTCTTACCTTGGtggcaaaagttctttggaaacaaaagatggaccttccaacTAAAGGCACTCAAGACACATTTTTCTGACTTCATGTTGCTCAAGAATGGCCACAGTTTtctccagatttgaacccaatggatGATTCTGTTTGATCCAATGTGGAGACAAGGGTGTTTACTAAACCTCCTAAAACTTTGGCATCAAAAAAGAAATCCTCATGCAagggatgggataaaatatcagtgagttacggcccagagccgaaaattttgtgatatgtttaaagctctgtattgatcctaaaggtagccactttgaaaatttaaatatattagacaaaataatgtattcatatttattttgaaatttggtcataatattttcattagcattaaagttattgtgtattatgtgtgtccaagttatttcttgtcatccTCTATACTATTGGTGATGACTTATGATGAAATTTCTTCTTTGATTGTATAAAAAATTACACCATTGTTCTGATTGAATTCTGTGAATCTTATTAAGAGCGTATGATGCAAACTTTTAATATGCTTCTTTTTGTTTAGAACGTAGACGAGCACAACAAACTATACAACCTTCTAATGCTGGTATTGTTGCAGCTcgtaagtaattttaatgtacTTGTAATGGTTGGTTcttcattataaatatttttgaagatgtttgtTTTATTACATCTGAATGAAATATTGCATATTTAGGGGCTAAATCAGAATCAACACAGTCATTATCTAATGGCAGAgatgtaaaaaaagagaaaaaaaggaagaaaaaacttaCAAAGGAAGATATTAGTAATCCTACAAATTTTACGTAAGATcttaatttttctgaaagatttagaatTATTTTAGTCCAATTTTTCACACTTGTtatcaattttcttttcttttctttttttttttgacttctacagtggaaccccgattttacgtatCCATTACATTTGCAATAAAAAACATACCAAGCATGAAATTGTAAAATCAGGGGGTAGGGTAaaaattgaatcaaatttaaaagttcACTTTCTCAATGAACTAGCTTAAGAAATCTGTAATCTTcaactgtatttttgttttcatataaaatttcttttgtagTACATTCTATACAAGCAACCTTTTTGCAATTTTgcttgttgatttgcatttgcaaatgaaaattctttaaaagttttttttctttgacaataagAGAGACTGTAATGAGTAGGAACGGAAAGAATGCCAAAATGGTTTCAACCaggtaaaacaaaaatttatatgggaaaaaacaGAAAAGATTGTTAATCTTGTTTTGATAAAATGGTCTTGGTCTGTTTCTAGAAAAACGTATCAAGGGGAATTTCCGAAAAAGAATAATGTAAAAGTTGGAATACTTTGGCATTAACAGCATAATAATTTTCACGAACCAACAGGAAATGATGTTGGACCTGGATAAGGTATGAAACAGACACTAAAACCGGGGCTCCACtgtattattgttactattattattatttctctaatttgacttaataTTATATGATTGAGTTTGGTTAGAAACAAGCTgtaacattaatgcaaagtattAGATAAAGTGTACTATACTTCACCTTATTTTTGATGCATcaataagtatttatttattttttgttaaggaGTTATGTTGAGTCACCGTTAGTCTTGTTGAGTtctctttaaaaaagtattaaagtttTGCAGGGTAATCAGCCAATTTAAAAAGAGAAGTGTGTAGCAATCTGTGAATTTgactaaattattaaaatttgatttttcctttatttaaatacaataaaaataggaATGCCATACAAAAGACCACCATTTTCGAGCTTATTTAtaccatgaaataaaatctaaCTAATATCTAGCAAATTTGCTTCACTAAGAcaagtaaaatttgtttttctttttttttttccatttctttttttttcagttaaactaTTCAGAAACCTTTTGACTAAAAATGGTTGTAATGTTATTTAAGCCATtccaaatacttcctttttagtttttgatgACTATTCGGTTTGTCTTTTAAATATGTTAACACTTGCCTGCATGAAGTAAGATTATACTAAAATAGGAAATCAAAGCTGAGGTGAACAGATCAGTTCCTTGTTTGTCTATTAATGCTGCGCTTTTTGATAACTGCAGCAAAACATGATAGTGATTCAAATCTAAGAAGTATCCTAAAAATATCCAATTGCAACATCAAAAGGAAGTAGACTTGTATTTGACCTaaacagaaataactttttttgagtTACTCAGGATTATAAACTTGATGCTTTTCAAACTAAAAGCCTGAGAAAAATGCTAAACATATACTGGCCAAATAAAATATCGAATACAGACCTATACAAACGTACAAATTGCAAGCCCATAACCACACTGGTAAAAAAAGCCCAGATGGCCATGGATAGGACATGTTCTCAGAATGCAGTCAATAGACTCGACAAGAGCTGCTCTAACGGCGACCCCTGATGGCAAGAGGAAGCGCAGGCTtccaaaactaacctggcgtcagatggccatacaagaaagaaatgcctttggttggcCAAGCTGGGGGAGTGCCAGGGAGGCGCCATTAAACTGGTCGGGATGGAATGCCATGCTAGCGGCCTCATGCGCCATTAGgcgttaagagaatcaagtcaaGGTCAGGATTACAAATGTGCACGGGATCAATCAGCCATTACAATCAGAAAAGAAGGTACACAGCAAGAAGTTGTGAGGATCCTATGTACAGAATTTAATCTTATGGCTAACTGTTTTTGAGCTGTGGCAAGATATGTATTTACACTAGTCGCAAAGAAATTGGCCAACATTGATTGAGGagtattttaaatatgaaaatgtttCGTAAATTTCAGACTTATTTCCTTTCAGTTGTCAGCTACAAAGTTCCCTCTCCATACCAAAAAACAACTGGAGAAGATATGAGAGAAAAGTGATAAGTGTTATTATGGAACCTCACCATGTTTTTTCATTGGAACATAGGACTGTTTAGTTAACTTCtaaatgataaattttaagaAGCTATTGAAATTAATATTGAAGATTTCATAACCATTTAGTTTTTTGAGGATGGATGGTGCGCAGGTTTATGGCTGGTGTACGGTTCCGAGAATGGTGCTTCAAATCTATTCTACTCTAGATTTTCAAAGGATTTCCCTAAAGGACGCACAGTATTGAAAGTTAACCCTTAccccatttaaaaagaaaaaaaaatgcagtcttTTGTTCGACTTTAAATTCTAAGTGAAGAATATTATATATCatgcaaatattgaaattttggcaGCATTATTTCAGTTAAGGCAAAAGgttccccttttttttctatcaaattcTTTTCTAAAAGTTCCAGTGACTTGATACAAAGTGGACAGGGATAGGAAAAGATGAATATCTTATATGAAATGTATAATCATGGTTCATTGAAATGTGTATTAAATGTTTAGCTTTTATCTAACTTAGTACTATCCACCCTGCTTAATTGAACATTGTCGGGTCTAagcaatattattcgattaagagGGAAATTTTGTTAACCTTTCTAAAATGACTACATTTGTCtcaaaacgtaataataataatgaagtaatagctttaaaaatgaattaatgttattggcaaaaatattttgatataagcTAAGttaacaacaaaatagtttaataattagtatatataatacaagtacatatgaaaattataataagtaacttacaacttgagttgtgaaatctttgttttggcagcttttttcagtacattattttttgaaaaattccataacagTGGGTTGCCCCTGGTGGGCCTCCCCCCCTTGTCTGCTGTGCttcacatttaatatttatcaatttattatcgtctaaatgtgtacatttctttgtgttatttaattcaattattgactgcgctatctttttttttgtgatgtcaaagataaaataaactatagaatagatttgatggaatatgaatgttgtttttctcccCCTTGGttgctaaaaaatattacattatatttttatgtcaataattgttctttcttaatttattctaaaaaaaattccgcaaaaatttttgcgaaaaatgatcagtattattcgattatccggggaaattattcgataaaGCAGGGAACTTTAACATTGCATCtattgggaaatattcggttccaagAGCTTTCATTCGTATAAGTGGggttttcgtttatccgttacctgaTTAAGCGAGGTTGACAGTACTTAATTTTGGATAAAATATAATATAGACAATTGTATTGGATCTCTTGTTgtatttccctctttttttttaaaattaagtacaggTACCTTAATTAAGGAAAAAAGTCACATTCCAAATTCTCAATTTTACAAAGACAAAGTGATTCTGTGAACATTTTATatttgctaaaaatataaatgctgTAAAGGCATGTTTTCTAAACTTCTCAATTTGTTTTTGCAAAAAGTTTTCTATATATTGGTTTTTTCCATGTTTATTTTTCAGGCATTTGCGTCATGTTGGTTGGCATCCTGAAAAAGGATTTAGTGTATGTatatggaaattttaaaatacataaaattgtcattgtaaatttttttcgaaacatagCCTATAAAATTTACTGCTTTTTATTTCCAGGTTGAAAGTGTAGATCAAgagctgaaagatttttttgatttGGCTGGTGTGTCAGACAAAGATTTAAAGGATTCTGAtacaagaaatttcatttatgaaTTCATCGCTAGTCATGGTGGTGTGGAGCGTGCAAAACAAGAGATTGGTGGTAAAggtatttgttttgttaatacaTAATTTAGTTTGATATGATACTTTGCATTAATGAAttgcaaatgcaaaaataaataaactaacttaAAAAAACTGCAtgatgtagtattttttttaagtttatttaataaaaaggATTTTGAGCATTAGTGAACTTAAAGTTTCTGTCATTCATACTTTGCTCATCAAATACTCAAGCATTGTCGTACACCATAGACTTACAATGTGCTAGATAGAAGTGTTGTTAGCTTAAATAATTAGTAAATTTTATGGTAATCCTAAGAAACTGttcttttttcatatttcaacACCAAGTttctttattgtaaaatatatctATTTCTCAAAGTTGACATTGAGTTTTGATTAATGAGCAGGATTATTGTTTTATGTAtcataaagttatttatttaactgTTTCAACTTTAATTAtaagtttaataaattatttttcgggTTAATGCTTAAAGACATTTGGTTTGTCACAAACCCAgactttattgagcaatcaagaagattgcttattgttcacaGCCAGTCTCACGATCCTTTCCTTGAATATCTAtccaaaaaatacttgcacaaacTTGATTTTTAGGTCAAAATTCATCTGAAATTTAGTCCTACTTTTTGGCATAAAAAAGTTTAACTTCTTTCAAGAACTttgatgattttgaaaaataagccAATTGACTTTGACGCTAGAAAGTATGTTAAAAGCAAAAAGGTAAATTTATGTCTGTGTTATCTTTTTCCCATAAAACCATCCTAGAATGTGTGATAactcaaaaaaattacaaaattttaatctaTCAATATATTCAAGATTTTGAAGGAAAGATCTCAATTTGATCTGTAGACACCTAAAGGATTTGGATGTTTCAATTATGCCATTTTTCTTGTTGCTGATAACGCATTAATTTTTGTGTGTTGTTTCCGTGTAAGTTCAGTCATATTGTATAAAATTTGACAAGTTGAATAAATTAGGCCATCAAAAACCATTAAAAGTACATGGTAATTATCATAATGTGTAACACCTTATGACATTTGAAAGCATTTTGCCAAACTTCCTATCAAAGGCTTTgtgatattattttttgaattcattttaaatcaaaataatttgataGTAAATGtagcatttgatttttatttaaaattttttcacaattgaggcagtgagaatttagcaaagtgatgtaagtagacattttcaagtttttagtaaaacgcgtttaaagataacatcataggtaggctttcatttaaatgtttttctaaatcatgctgtatagccgcaactaccagggctactagtagcaGGGCTACTCGGGGCATCTCTTGCCCCGAGACAGAGgacaggttcacctaccatgtgtactggttatctataatcttttaattttgccacttacatccctttgcttctcactgcctcaattataaCTTCTAGACAGTGCTTGATTGTGGAAACTTTAATTTGTTGGAaacaaattcatgtttttttatattattaaactttaaaatcaaCACTTTCACCTCACCATCACATGTATACTTCCAGCGTCAACTCCGCCTCCGGTTCCATCCAGGGATGTTCCACAAACTCCTCGTGCTCACCGAGTCCACACCAGATCTGCTGCTCCGCCTCCTCCTCCATCTGTGCCACATGCGATTCACCACCACCCCACACCCCCGCCCGTGCCAGCTTCATACACCCAACAAGCACCACCGGCACCACCacctcctcctccccctcccccaccaccCGCACCGGTGGCATCAACGCCGGCAGCGCCACcgcctcccccaccccctcctccCATGGGAATGCCTTCCCCTAAGCCCAACCTCCCTGCGGTGAGTTCGAGTCGGGGGAATCCTCCTCCTCCCCAAGACAACAGATCTGCTCTGCTCGAGCAGATACGGAAAGGGAAAGAGCTGCACGTAAGTGACTTATG from Uloborus diversus isolate 005 chromosome 5, Udiv.v.3.1, whole genome shotgun sequence encodes:
- the LOC129222091 gene encoding actin nucleation-promoting factor WASL-like isoform X2; translation: MKPKMTAESKKAQNVSSNLLSQEENRKIFLSLGKQRTTIATAVVQLFLTEESYHSTWHKKCCGVVCLVKDCERRSYFIKVFDMDKMAWQWEQELYNPFEYKSKAVFFHIFEADNCMAGLNFASNDEALSFESTVQKILQKRDERKRERRRAQQTIQPSNAGIVAARAKSESTQSLSNGRDVKKEKKRKKKLTKEDISNPTNFTHLRHVGWHPEKGFSVESVDQELKDFFDLAGVSDKDLKDSDTRNFIYEFIASHGGVERAKQEIGASTPPPVPSRDVPQTPRAHRVHTRSAAPPPPPSVPHAIHHHPTPPPVPASYTQQAPPAPPPPPPPPPPPAPVASTPAAPPPPPPPPPMGMPSPKPNLPAVSSSRGNPPPPQDNRSALLEQIRKGKELHHVEINGNESSSASSASSGGDDTRGALLSQIRQGIVLKSVSEESKSTSAPAPMDGLAGALARALLERNRAIQPTDESSSGSDEVDDGDEWD
- the LOC129222091 gene encoding actin nucleation-promoting factor WASL-like isoform X1, which produces MKPKMTAESKKAQNVSSNLLSQEENRKIFLSLGKQRTTIATAVVQLFLTEESYHSTWHKKCCGVVCLVKDCERRSYFIKVFDMDKMAWQWEQELYNPFEYKSKAVFFHIFEADNCMAGLNFASNDEALSFESTVQKILQKRDERKRERRRAQQTIQPSNAGIVAARAKSESTQSLSNGRDVKKEKKRKKKLTKEDISNPTNFTHLRHVGWHPEKGFSVESVDQELKDFFDLAGVSDKDLKDSDTRNFIYEFIASHGGVERAKQEIGGKASTPPPVPSRDVPQTPRAHRVHTRSAAPPPPPSVPHAIHHHPTPPPVPASYTQQAPPAPPPPPPPPPPPAPVASTPAAPPPPPPPPPMGMPSPKPNLPAVSSSRGNPPPPQDNRSALLEQIRKGKELHHVEINGNESSSASSASSGGDDTRGALLSQIRQGIVLKSVSEESKSTSAPAPMDGLAGALARALLERNRAIQPTDESSSGSDEVDDGDEWD